One genomic region from uncultured Cohaesibacter sp. encodes:
- a CDS encoding efflux RND transporter periplasmic adaptor subunit, which produces MMNDHSKDLKPSPTTEQVAPPLASPLASQSAHDANHSRAATKSKAKSSPLARTLRGAFKLILPVLVIAAGGFVAWQLVATKPEVNRRPPSEKSYAVEIKAAAPAALQPDIILYGTVSAARPVELRALVSGEVVWVNPMLQAGQIVDAGEALIRIDPFDYEGAVREAEANLREAEAQLRSSEVSLESDKVALERLKEQQILAQNDLDRAETLAASGSLTQQALETRRLTVSQRQQSVESRQFNLEVLASQIEQQKANLERLDWRLEQARRNLTNTTLNAPYRGLVQSKSVELGRSVSGSDTLVSLYDPEQMDVRFTLSDAQYGRLTSHGATLIGQSITVNWQLGEQVRSHAATITRVTPEVNAANGGIEVYARLEADAGLRAGTFVELLVPDQVYENAISIPQAAIYGGNRVYVNEEGRMAPRDVKVLAYLGDNALIDGAAFKEGAQIVTTRVAEAGPGLKLVVPAMEEKSLEEDAKRGNADAADEGRAPQ; this is translated from the coding sequence ATGATGAACGATCACAGCAAAGACCTGAAGCCGAGCCCGACGACAGAACAAGTCGCCCCCCCGTTGGCCTCTCCGTTGGCCTCCCAGTCGGCCCATGACGCCAACCATTCTCGGGCAGCGACGAAGAGCAAGGCAAAGTCATCGCCTCTTGCGCGAACACTTCGTGGTGCGTTCAAACTCATTTTGCCCGTTCTGGTGATCGCCGCAGGCGGCTTTGTTGCCTGGCAATTGGTGGCGACCAAACCCGAGGTCAACCGTCGTCCTCCAAGCGAAAAGAGTTATGCGGTTGAAATCAAAGCCGCAGCCCCTGCCGCGCTTCAGCCCGATATCATCCTTTATGGCACGGTCTCTGCGGCCCGCCCGGTAGAGCTGCGTGCGCTCGTCAGTGGCGAGGTGGTGTGGGTCAATCCGATGTTGCAGGCCGGTCAGATTGTGGATGCAGGAGAAGCACTGATACGCATTGATCCGTTTGATTATGAAGGCGCCGTCCGTGAGGCTGAAGCCAATCTCAGGGAAGCCGAGGCGCAACTGCGCTCCAGCGAAGTGTCTCTTGAAAGCGACAAGGTAGCTCTTGAGCGGCTCAAGGAACAGCAGATACTGGCGCAGAATGATCTGGATCGGGCCGAAACGCTGGCAGCCAGCGGCAGCCTCACGCAGCAGGCGCTAGAAACCCGCAGGCTGACGGTCTCCCAGAGGCAACAGAGTGTGGAAAGCCGTCAATTCAATCTCGAAGTTCTTGCCTCCCAGATCGAACAGCAGAAAGCCAATCTGGAGCGGCTCGACTGGCGACTGGAGCAAGCCCGTCGCAATCTCACCAATACCACCCTCAATGCGCCCTATAGAGGGTTGGTGCAGAGCAAATCTGTTGAATTGGGCCGTTCGGTTTCTGGCAGTGACACCCTTGTTTCGCTCTATGACCCAGAGCAAATGGATGTCCGCTTTACTCTGTCAGACGCGCAATATGGACGTCTGACCTCCCACGGAGCGACGCTCATCGGCCAGAGCATAACGGTCAATTGGCAACTTGGTGAGCAGGTCAGATCGCATGCCGCCACCATCACACGGGTAACCCCGGAGGTGAATGCGGCCAATGGGGGCATTGAGGTCTATGCCCGTCTTGAGGCCGATGCAGGGCTGAGGGCTGGTACCTTCGTTGAGCTGCTGGTGCCTGATCAGGTTTATGAAAACGCCATTTCCATTCCGCAGGCCGCGATTTATGGCGGTAACCGTGTCTATGTCAACGAGGAGGGGCGTATGGCCCCAAGGGATGTCAAGGTCTTGGCCTATCTGGGCGACAATGCCCTGATTGATGGCGCGGCCTTCAAAGAGGGGGCTCAGATAGTCACCACCCGCGTGGCCGAGGCCGGACCGGGCTTGAAGCTCGTTGTGCCCGCCATGGAAGAAAAGAGCCTTGAAGAGGATGCCAAGCGTGGGAATGCGGATGCTGCCGATGAGGGGAGGGCACCTCAATGA
- a CDS encoding ABC transporter substrate-binding protein gives MIARPLTAGYSKAPITALPPRQTRSTVLKKAVLAAAFAALPSMVQAGAVDVKDWPAVLEKAKGQTVYFHAWGGADRINAYIDWAGAKVKERYGVTVKHVKVGDTANVVSQIIAEKAAGKEDGGSVDLVWINGENFASLKEKGLLLPMSWAPDLPNYQFADVKGKPTLTTDFTVPTDGLESPWGMAQLSFYYDSAITQDVPKSATALLDWAKAHPGRFAYPKPPDFLGSTFLKQLALELADDPSVLSRPVTEENYKAVSDKLFAYLDALHPYLWREAKAFPDNVSSLKNLLADGEIEIAFTFNPGDASAAIANDELPDTVRSFTFEGGTIGNSHFVAIPFNANAKEGAMVLADFLLSPEAQARKQDPAIWGDPTVLDITSLTEKDKARFDALELGVATLKPEDFGPALPEPHASWMERLEKDWTSLYGVQ, from the coding sequence ATGATCGCACGACCTTTGACTGCGGGCTATTCCAAGGCGCCTATCACTGCCCTTCCCCCCCGCCAAACGCGATCGACTGTCTTGAAAAAGGCTGTGCTGGCAGCTGCCTTTGCGGCCTTGCCATCCATGGTGCAGGCCGGAGCCGTCGATGTAAAAGACTGGCCTGCCGTGCTGGAAAAAGCCAAGGGGCAAACGGTCTATTTCCACGCATGGGGCGGGGCTGATCGCATCAATGCCTATATCGATTGGGCGGGAGCGAAGGTGAAAGAGCGCTATGGCGTCACCGTCAAGCATGTCAAGGTGGGGGACACGGCCAATGTGGTTTCCCAGATCATCGCAGAAAAAGCAGCTGGCAAGGAAGATGGTGGCTCGGTTGATCTGGTCTGGATCAATGGAGAGAATTTTGCATCCCTGAAGGAAAAGGGATTGCTACTGCCCATGAGCTGGGCGCCGGATCTGCCCAATTATCAATTTGCCGATGTCAAAGGCAAGCCAACCCTTACCACCGATTTCACCGTGCCAACCGATGGGCTGGAAAGCCCTTGGGGCATGGCGCAGCTGTCCTTCTATTATGATAGCGCCATCACCCAAGATGTGCCAAAGTCAGCCACAGCATTGCTCGATTGGGCCAAGGCCCATCCGGGGCGTTTCGCCTATCCGAAGCCGCCGGATTTTCTTGGTTCCACCTTCCTCAAGCAATTGGCGCTTGAGCTGGCTGATGATCCGTCCGTGCTCTCCCGTCCGGTGACAGAGGAAAATTACAAGGCCGTGTCCGATAAGCTCTTCGCCTATCTGGATGCCTTGCATCCCTATCTCTGGCGCGAAGCCAAGGCCTTTCCGGACAATGTGTCGAGCCTGAAGAATCTGCTGGCCGATGGTGAAATCGAAATCGCTTTCACCTTCAATCCCGGTGATGCCTCTGCGGCCATTGCCAATGATGAATTGCCCGACACGGTGCGCTCCTTCACCTTTGAAGGGGGGACAATCGGCAACAGTCATTTTGTAGCCATCCCCTTTAACGCCAATGCAAAGGAAGGGGCGATGGTGCTCGCCGACTTCCTGCTTTCCCCTGAGGCGCAGGCTCGCAAGCAAGACCCCGCCATCTGGGGCGACCCAACGGTTCTGGATATCACCAGCTTGACTGAGAAAGACAAGGCTCGCTTTGATGCGCTGGAGCTTGGCGTGGCGACACTGAAGCCGGAAGACTTCGGCCCCGCTCTGCCAGAGCCCCATGCCTCATGGATGGAGCGGCTGGAGAAAGACTGGACCAGCCTTTACGGCGTGCAGTGA
- a CDS encoding ATP-binding cassette domain-containing protein: MTTTHTNRLPQELMMLEEVKIRLAGDCLIHLSLSVAAGEVVTIMGPSGSGKSTLLAYIGGFLPPAFEGAGRVWLDGQDVSPLPAERRHIGILFQDPLLFPHLSVGGNLAFGLTRDVKGRAARKARVCEALEAINMAGFEGRDPETLSGGQKARVALARTLLSQPRALLLDEPFSKLDADLRVRMRHHVFERARSEGLPTLLVTHDEEDARAAQGRIIRLAPNGMVG, translated from the coding sequence ATGACGACCACACACACCAACAGATTGCCACAAGAGCTGATGATGCTCGAAGAGGTAAAAATTCGTCTTGCGGGCGACTGCCTGATCCATCTTTCTCTCTCTGTTGCTGCTGGCGAAGTGGTGACCATCATGGGGCCGTCCGGCTCTGGTAAATCCACGCTGCTGGCCTATATAGGCGGATTTCTGCCTCCTGCCTTTGAGGGGGCGGGGCGGGTGTGGCTTGATGGTCAGGATGTCTCTCCCTTGCCCGCCGAGCGGCGCCATATCGGAATTCTGTTCCAGGATCCCTTGCTCTTCCCCCATCTCTCTGTCGGAGGCAATCTGGCCTTCGGACTGACCCGCGACGTCAAGGGGCGGGCTGCAAGAAAGGCGCGTGTTTGCGAGGCGCTGGAGGCCATCAATATGGCTGGCTTTGAAGGGCGCGATCCTGAGACCCTCTCTGGCGGTCAGAAGGCACGGGTCGCCTTGGCGCGCACCCTGCTTTCCCAACCGCGCGCCCTGTTGCTGGATGAACCTTTCTCCAAGCTCGATGCAGATTTGCGCGTCCGCATGCGTCATCATGTATTCGAACGTGCGCGATCAGAAGGACTGCCTACTCTGTTGGTGACCCATGACGAGGAAGACGCCAGAGCCGCGCAAGGGCGCATCATTCGCCTTGCACCAAACGGCATGGTTGGATGA
- a CDS encoding DUF2189 domain-containing protein has product MTDVAQDFSALSSTPGRPTDSRAEKPVLQPLSMDDLSEALSAGLRDFRGNALYGLFFGGFYALGGWFLFWMLSAYNMPYLVYPLASGFALIAPFVAAGLYEVSRRREEGLEIAPAQIFGAVFGERSKELRWMALITGFAFIIWIDIAIFLYVIFFGLHPVNPAALIDTILLTPQGAMFLLAGNLIGALLSLAVFSITAISFPMLLHKDVDFITAMITSIKCVMSNKKVMISWGIFIGFLMMICLASFLLGLVIILPLLGHATWHLYRRAVRFVDAVDGVAEKQA; this is encoded by the coding sequence GTGACCGACGTTGCTCAGGATTTTTCAGCTTTATCGTCCACGCCGGGTAGGCCGACAGACAGCCGTGCCGAAAAGCCGGTATTGCAGCCACTCAGCATGGATGATCTGTCCGAAGCGCTCAGCGCGGGCTTGCGAGATTTTCGGGGCAACGCTCTGTATGGTTTGTTCTTTGGCGGATTTTACGCTCTTGGAGGCTGGTTTCTCTTTTGGATGCTTTCCGCCTACAACATGCCTTATCTGGTCTATCCGCTGGCCTCCGGCTTCGCCCTCATCGCCCCCTTTGTGGCAGCCGGCCTTTATGAAGTCAGTCGCCGACGCGAAGAGGGTCTTGAGATTGCACCGGCCCAGATTTTTGGCGCCGTCTTTGGCGAACGCTCCAAGGAGTTGCGCTGGATGGCCCTGATCACCGGATTTGCCTTCATCATCTGGATCGACATCGCGATTTTCCTGTATGTGATCTTTTTCGGGCTGCATCCGGTCAATCCGGCGGCCTTGATCGACACGATCCTGTTGACGCCACAGGGAGCCATGTTTCTTCTGGCGGGCAATCTGATCGGAGCCTTGCTCAGTCTTGCAGTCTTCTCGATTACGGCGATTTCCTTTCCCATGCTGCTGCACAAGGATGTGGATTTCATCACCGCCATGATCACGTCGATCAAATGCGTTATGTCGAACAAGAAGGTGATGATCAGCTGGGGCATCTTTATCGGCTTTTTGATGATGATCTGTCTGGCCTCTTTCCTGCTTGGTCTGGTGATCATTCTGCCGTTGCTGGGTCATGCCACATGGCATCTTTACCGGCGCGCAGTCCGCTTTGTGGACGCTGTTGATGGCGTCGCGGAGAAGCAAGCATAA
- a CDS encoding efflux RND transporter permease subunit — protein sequence MSRFDKDGKGGMVGFFVHHPNAANLLMIILLVAGLFALSRMNSQFFPTTDSDTIEISVSWSGASAEDVEANILEIIEPKVRFIDGIDKVTSFAREGSAYIILEFKQGVDMPQALRDVESAVDLITTLPDLADDPTVSYRQFRDDVARLILSGPFDEASLRGFAKEMRDDLIDRGIDTVNFTGLRDEQYFVGLSDYDMRRLGLTVQDIGSQIASNSRDLPSGNVQDGFEKQVRTLANEETPESLSDIKIISGIDGSSVALGDIARVERRLDPDEVRGIMRGDSAIQLIVKRAPTADSLEASGIVNDYLKSIEGVFPPTLKITQYDALAEALVDRILLLVKNAASGIILVMVILALFLNLRTALWVTAGIPISMLASCVVLLALGQSINMMSLFSFIMMLGVIVDDAIVVGEETTTRYQAGDPGPIAAQGGGSRMLLPVTAASLTTVAAFGPILLIGGVIGQMMGVLPLVVIAVLTASFVECFFILPGHLAHSMTPSHNRNWSVRRVITVGLILLLPMVLFYGLSPEMVGKFGGATQSLWQWLHGLFAEGSMVALLVFIAVAAAISILIEALHVRKLRRTDFRANHGRMSESAFRRKFDRGFNALKDGPFRKIVTLSYDWRYTTLAICIAAMTIMGGLVAGGRVGFVFFPSAEAETITIAMTFNVGILEEDAERIAKRVDDVVYQTEQQIGKGEKLVIASFVTLGQSGRTTADNVASLRLRLTPSEQRTIRTPAFIRALNRNMPEVAGLKRASIRGQRGGPPGADLDIRLTGGSPDVLKRASIDLQERLSAYPGVSELDDNMPYGKPELTLALTPRGRSLGFTAQTVGEQVRDLIEGRTARKLAILDEEVEVRLKRLSHANVDSLRSLWLKSPQDTFVPLTEVVSISDRQGFSSIQRFDGKTTIAVTADVDAEVVTATELVAELDRTLMPQIASQYGIDYHFSGRNEERMDAFADLRIGLMIALAAIYIILAWIFASYTRPFAIMMIIPFGLVGAILGHYLLGFQLTILSLIGLLGLAGILVNDSIILVSRLDERIAHGQTIRHAAIGASCDRLRAVVLTSLTTVGGLAPMLFETSPQAQFLKPMAITIVFGLAVATLFVLFLVPSLFGVGGDIKRGLTFLLHGNKGAAEHSPAE from the coding sequence ATGAGCCGCTTTGACAAGGACGGCAAAGGGGGCATGGTCGGCTTTTTCGTGCATCACCCCAATGCAGCCAACCTATTGATGATCATTCTGCTGGTGGCGGGCCTCTTTGCCTTGTCGCGTATGAACAGCCAGTTCTTCCCTACGACTGATTCAGATACCATCGAGATTTCCGTCAGTTGGTCTGGTGCCAGCGCCGAAGATGTAGAAGCCAACATTCTCGAGATCATCGAGCCCAAGGTGCGCTTCATCGATGGCATCGACAAGGTGACCTCTTTTGCGCGAGAAGGCAGCGCCTATATCATTCTCGAATTCAAGCAGGGCGTGGATATGCCGCAGGCCTTGCGGGATGTGGAATCCGCTGTCGATCTTATCACCACACTGCCCGATCTCGCCGATGATCCAACGGTTTCCTATCGCCAGTTCCGCGATGATGTGGCCCGGCTGATCCTCTCCGGCCCTTTTGACGAAGCGTCGCTCAGGGGCTTTGCCAAGGAAATGCGTGACGATCTCATTGACAGGGGCATTGATACAGTCAATTTCACCGGGCTACGGGACGAACAATATTTCGTTGGCCTTTCCGATTATGACATGCGCCGCCTCGGGCTGACCGTGCAGGATATCGGCAGTCAGATCGCTTCCAACAGCCGCGACCTGCCATCGGGCAACGTTCAGGACGGCTTCGAGAAACAAGTCCGCACGCTGGCCAACGAAGAGACACCGGAGAGCCTCTCGGATATCAAGATCATCTCCGGCATTGATGGCTCCAGCGTGGCTCTGGGCGATATTGCCCGTGTCGAACGGCGGCTGGACCCTGATGAGGTGCGAGGCATCATGCGCGGCGATTCCGCGATCCAGCTGATCGTCAAGCGCGCACCGACGGCGGATTCTCTGGAAGCTTCGGGTATCGTCAACGACTATCTCAAATCCATTGAAGGTGTTTTCCCGCCGACGCTGAAAATCACCCAATATGACGCCTTGGCCGAAGCGCTGGTGGATCGCATCCTGCTGCTGGTCAAGAATGCCGCTTCGGGTATCATTCTGGTGATGGTTATTCTGGCGCTGTTCCTCAATCTGCGCACGGCGCTTTGGGTCACGGCAGGCATTCCCATCTCCATGCTGGCCTCCTGCGTTGTGCTGCTGGCATTGGGCCAAAGCATCAACATGATGTCGCTCTTCTCCTTCATCATGATGTTGGGGGTTATCGTCGATGACGCCATCGTCGTCGGGGAGGAAACCACCACCCGCTATCAGGCCGGAGATCCCGGACCCATTGCCGCACAAGGGGGCGGCAGCCGCATGTTGCTGCCCGTCACGGCGGCCTCGCTTACCACGGTCGCTGCCTTTGGCCCCATCCTGCTGATCGGCGGAGTAATCGGCCAGATGATGGGCGTTCTGCCGCTTGTCGTCATTGCCGTTTTGACGGCAAGCTTTGTGGAATGCTTCTTCATTCTGCCCGGCCATCTGGCGCACTCCATGACACCCAGCCACAATCGAAACTGGAGTGTGCGTCGGGTCATTACCGTCGGCCTCATTCTGCTGCTGCCGATGGTGCTTTTCTATGGTCTTTCGCCCGAGATGGTGGGCAAATTCGGCGGCGCGACCCAGTCTCTCTGGCAATGGCTACATGGTCTGTTTGCTGAAGGCAGCATGGTTGCGCTTCTGGTGTTCATTGCCGTTGCTGCGGCTATCTCCATCCTCATCGAAGCGCTGCATGTGCGCAAGCTGCGCCGCACCGATTTCCGCGCCAATCATGGCCGCATGAGCGAAAGCGCTTTCCGCAGAAAGTTTGACCGGGGCTTCAATGCGCTAAAGGACGGCCCATTCCGCAAGATTGTGACCCTCTCTTATGATTGGCGCTATACGACGCTGGCAATCTGTATTGCCGCAATGACAATCATGGGAGGCCTCGTTGCTGGCGGGCGGGTTGGCTTTGTCTTCTTCCCTTCGGCGGAAGCGGAAACCATCACCATTGCGATGACCTTCAATGTGGGCATTCTGGAAGAAGACGCAGAGAGGATCGCCAAGCGTGTGGACGATGTCGTCTATCAAACCGAGCAGCAAATCGGCAAGGGCGAAAAACTGGTGATCGCATCCTTCGTCACGCTGGGTCAGTCTGGCCGCACCACAGCAGACAATGTCGCGTCCCTGCGCCTGCGCTTGACGCCATCGGAGCAGCGCACTATCCGCACGCCAGCCTTCATTCGGGCCCTCAATCGCAACATGCCGGAAGTGGCTGGGTTGAAACGCGCCTCCATTCGTGGTCAGCGCGGCGGCCCTCCGGGTGCCGATCTGGATATCCGCCTGACGGGCGGCAGTCCGGATGTGCTCAAGCGTGCGTCGATTGATCTACAGGAGCGGCTTTCCGCCTATCCGGGCGTTAGCGAGCTTGATGACAATATGCCCTACGGCAAACCGGAATTGACTCTGGCGCTGACGCCCCGCGGACGCAGCCTTGGCTTTACCGCCCAGACAGTCGGCGAGCAGGTGCGCGACCTGATTGAAGGCCGAACCGCCCGAAAGCTGGCCATTCTGGATGAAGAGGTGGAAGTGCGTCTGAAGCGGCTTTCCCATGCCAATGTGGACAGTCTGCGCAGCCTTTGGCTGAAGAGTCCGCAAGACACCTTTGTGCCTCTCACCGAAGTGGTCTCGATCTCCGACCGGCAGGGCTTTTCCTCCATTCAGCGCTTTGATGGCAAGACCACCATTGCTGTTACGGCTGATGTGGACGCAGAGGTGGTGACCGCTACCGAACTGGTCGCCGAGCTTGACCGGACCCTGATGCCTCAGATCGCCAGCCAATATGGCATCGATTATCATTTCTCCGGTCGCAACGAAGAGCGTATGGATGCCTTTGCAGATTTGCGCATCGGTTTGATGATTGCGCTGGCGGCGATCTATATCATTCTCGCCTGGATCTTTGCCTCTTACACGCGCCCGTTTGCGATCATGATGATCATCCCCTTCGGGCTGGTCGGCGCTATCCTCGGGCATTATCTGCTCGGCTTCCAATTGACCATCCTGTCCCTCATCGGCCTGTTGGGGCTTGCGGGCATTCTGGTCAATGACTCGATCATTCTGGTCAGCCGTCTGGATGAGCGCATTGCCCATGGGCAAACCATACGTCACGCAGCGATCGGGGCAAGTTGCGATCGCTTACGGGCTGTTGTGTTGACCTCGCTCACCACAGTGGGAGGTTTGGCTCCGATGCTGTTTGAAACCTCTCCGCAGGCCCAGTTCCTCAAGCCCATGGCGATCACCATCGTCTTCGGACTGGCTGTGGCCACCCTGTTCGTGCTGTTTCTGGTGCCAAGCCTGTTTGGCGTCGGGGGAGACATCAAGCGAGGCCTGACCTTCCTTTTGCATGGCAACAAAGGGGCCGCCGAGCATAGTCCGGCGGAATAG
- a CDS encoding ABC transporter permease subunit — translation MRFRPLHSAPMLTSLLMLGPVLAGLLGALLPAFGWLPVLGGDSLTLEPVRALLATPGLARSIALSLASGLLATLLAMLMVIGLLSAWSGTRLFRWMVRLISPLLSIPHAATALGFAFLLAPSGWIVRMISPELTGWSRPPDWFFPHDPYGLAMIAGLTIKELPFLLLVSLAALPQIEPRRTQNLVRSLGYGPMVGWLHAVWPRLYRQIRLPIFAVIAYASSVVDVALILGPTNPPPLAVQLVRWMSDPDLSMRFLASAGAILQLLVTLAALGIWWGGERMASRLLGCLVQSGLRCQRDEWARRLAASLNVAAVLFMLLSLGGLVLWSFAGFWRFPDAVPVSLSLNTWMRQGPMLMEPLYNAVLIGGLATVVGIVMTLAALEAQSRMGKRSGRSAMVILYLPLIVPQVAFLFGLQLILLTVNASYALWALVFGHLIFTLPYIFLSLSDQWHALDTRYMQMATALGRSAWAIFWRVRLPMLLRPILTAAAVGFAVSIGQYLPTLLIGGGRWETITTEAVALSAGGNRRLIGVYALMQMLLPFVGFLIATLIPTLFYKNRRGMTPADR, via the coding sequence ATGCGCTTTCGGCCCCTCCATAGTGCCCCGATGCTGACCAGCCTGCTGATGCTTGGGCCGGTTCTGGCCGGATTGCTGGGCGCGCTGTTGCCCGCCTTTGGCTGGTTGCCGGTGCTGGGGGGCGATAGCCTGACTTTGGAGCCCGTACGGGCGCTTCTTGCGACTCCAGGCCTTGCACGCTCCATCGCACTTAGCTTGGCAAGTGGACTATTGGCGACCCTGTTGGCCATGCTGATGGTGATCGGCCTGCTCAGTGCATGGTCTGGCACAAGGCTGTTTCGCTGGATGGTGCGGCTGATCTCGCCGCTGCTCTCCATTCCCCATGCGGCGACGGCGCTCGGATTTGCCTTTTTGCTGGCGCCATCGGGCTGGATTGTGCGGATGATCTCTCCAGAGCTGACCGGCTGGAGCCGGCCGCCGGACTGGTTTTTCCCTCATGATCCTTATGGTCTTGCCATGATTGCGGGACTGACGATCAAGGAATTGCCGTTTTTGCTACTTGTCAGTCTTGCCGCTCTGCCACAGATTGAGCCGCGCCGGACGCAAAATCTTGTACGCAGTCTTGGCTATGGGCCTATGGTCGGCTGGTTGCATGCTGTCTGGCCGCGTCTTTATCGACAGATCCGCCTGCCGATCTTTGCTGTCATCGCCTATGCTTCGTCCGTGGTGGATGTCGCCCTCATTCTGGGGCCAACCAACCCGCCACCACTGGCGGTGCAGCTGGTGCGCTGGATGAGTGATCCGGACCTCTCGATGCGTTTTCTGGCATCCGCTGGTGCCATCCTGCAATTGCTTGTTACGCTGGCCGCGCTGGGGATCTGGTGGGGCGGAGAGCGGATGGCCAGCCGGTTGCTTGGCTGCCTTGTTCAATCCGGCTTGCGCTGTCAGCGAGACGAATGGGCCCGACGCCTTGCTGCATCGCTCAATGTAGCTGCCGTGTTGTTTATGCTGCTAAGCCTTGGGGGCCTTGTGCTTTGGTCTTTTGCGGGCTTCTGGCGATTTCCCGATGCGGTTCCCGTTAGCCTTTCCCTTAATACATGGATGCGGCAGGGGCCGATGCTTATGGAGCCGCTTTATAACGCCGTGCTCATTGGTGGACTGGCGACCGTTGTCGGCATTGTCATGACCCTTGCCGCGCTGGAAGCCCAAAGCCGCATGGGTAAACGATCCGGGCGCAGCGCCATGGTGATCCTCTATCTGCCACTGATCGTGCCACAGGTCGCCTTTCTATTCGGATTGCAGTTGATCCTGCTGACCGTCAATGCCAGCTACGCGCTCTGGGCGCTGGTGTTTGGCCACCTGATCTTCACCTTGCCCTATATCTTTTTGTCGCTGAGCGACCAGTGGCATGCCCTTGATACGCGCTATATGCAGATGGCAACGGCCCTTGGCCGCAGCGCGTGGGCCATTTTCTGGCGGGTGCGCCTGCCGATGTTGCTTCGCCCGATTCTGACGGCGGCGGCTGTAGGCTTTGCTGTCTCTATCGGGCAGTATCTGCCAACGCTGCTGATCGGTGGCGGACGCTGGGAAACCATCACCACCGAAGCGGTGGCCTTGAGCGCGGGAGGCAACCGGCGTCTGATCGGCGTTTATGCCCTCATGCAGATGCTGCTTCCTTTCGTGGGATTTCTCATTGCCACACTGATCCCGACCCTGTTCTATAAAAACCGGCGTGGTATGACACCAGCCGACCGCTGA
- the bfr gene encoding bacterioferritin gives MKGNETVIEFLNKGLRSELTAVSQYWLHFRLLEDWGFSKMAAKWREESIEEMQHADKFIERILFLEGHPNLQMLDPLMIGQSIKEILESDLKGEISARTLYKEGRDACNDAGDYISMKLFEELMADEEGHIDFLETQLNLLETLGKEKYSQLQADSAGAEED, from the coding sequence ATGAAGGGCAACGAGACAGTAATTGAATTTTTAAACAAAGGCTTGCGCAGTGAACTGACGGCTGTCAGCCAATATTGGCTGCATTTCCGTCTGCTGGAAGACTGGGGCTTTTCGAAGATGGCGGCCAAATGGCGCGAGGAATCCATCGAGGAAATGCAGCATGCGGATAAATTCATCGAACGCATCCTGTTTCTGGAAGGGCATCCGAACCTGCAGATGCTTGACCCCCTGATGATCGGCCAGTCCATCAAGGAAATTCTTGAGAGCGACCTGAAGGGCGAAATCTCTGCGCGGACGCTCTATAAAGAAGGGCGCGACGCCTGCAACGACGCTGGCGACTATATCAGCATGAAGCTGTTTGAAGAGCTGATGGCAGACGAAGAAGGCCATATCGACTTCCTCGAAACCCAGCTCAATTTGCTTGAAACGCTCGGCAAGGAAAAATACTCCCAATTGCAGGCTGATAGTGCCGGTGCCGAAGAGGACTAA